A section of the Ovis canadensis isolate MfBH-ARS-UI-01 breed Bighorn chromosome 1, ARS-UI_OviCan_v2, whole genome shotgun sequence genome encodes:
- the LOC138429034 gene encoding fatty-acid amide hydrolase 1-like — protein MGTDTGGSIRIPASFCGVCGIRVTGYRLSNSGVASAVKGRKTVVTVTGPLAWDVESLALCLRALLSEHMHRLDPTVPFLPFREEVYSSNRPLRIGYYESDGFTQPSPSMARAVKLTCRLLRDAGHQVIPFSVPRTEYAFFHLFLGSLFADEGASLLEKLKGDIVDPSMKNTVTSLRLPDSLKRFLAWIWKYIEPRVSQGLETLCGVGTPKKLWELHTAVEEYQQEFIAKWRSLDLDVLLSPALDPAFFVGYPAKTQESSFYLGLYNLLNFPAGIVPVTTVTPQDEKELAFYRGYYRDRFDKSFQEALRGSVGLSVAVQCIALPWEEELCLRFMKEVETLVKNKMEPK, from the exons ATGGGTACAGACACCGGAGGCAGTATCCGTATTCCAGCCAGCTTTTGTGGTGTCTGTGGTATCCGGGTCACAGGATACCGCCTCAG CAACTCCGGAGTTGCCTCTGCTGTCAAGGGCAGGAAAACAG TGGTCACAGTGACTGGCCCCTTGGCCTGGGACGTGGAGAGCCTGGCACTGTGCCTGCGAGCACTGCTGAGTGAACACATGCACCGACTGGACCCCACCGTGCCCTTCCTGCCCTTCAGGGAGGAG GTGTACTCCAGTAACCGTCCCCTTCGAATTGGCTACTACGAATCAGATGGCTTCACCCAGCCATCACCTAGCATGGCCAGGGCCGTGAAGCTCACATGCAGGTTGCTCCGGGATGCAGGACACCAG gtcatccccttctctgtccCCCGAACAGAGTATGCCTTCTTTCACCTGTTCCTAGGGAGTCTGTTTGCTGATGAAGGGGCCAGCCTTCTGGAGAAACT TAAGGGGGACATTGTGGACCCCTCCATGAAGAACACAGTCACCTCTCTCAGGTTGCCAGACTCACTCAAACGTTTCCTGGCCTGGATCTGGAAGTATATC gaGCCCCGGGTTAGCCAGGGTTTAGAaacgttgtgtggagtagg GACACCCAAGAAACTGTGGGAGCTGCACACAGCAGTGGAG GAATATCAGCAAGAGTTCATAGCCAAGTGGAGGTCCCTGGATCTGGATGTGCTGCTGTCTCCAGCACTGGACCCCGCCTTCTTTGTTGGCTATCCTGCCAAGACACAAG AAAGCAGTTTCTACTTGGGTCTTTACAACCTCCTGAACTTCCCTGCCGGCATAGTGCCTGTCACCACCGTGACGCCACAGGACGAGAAGGAACTGGCCTTCTACAGAGGCTACTACAGAGATAGGTTCGACAAAAGTTTCCAGGAG GCGCTGAGAGGATCTGTGGGGCTTTCAGTGGCTGTGCAGTGCATCGCTTTGCCATGGGAAGAGGAACTGTGTCTCCGGTTCATGAAGGAGGTGGAGACCTTAGTCAAGAACAAGATGGAACCCAAGTGA